A single region of the Raphanus sativus cultivar WK10039 chromosome 1, ASM80110v3, whole genome shotgun sequence genome encodes:
- the LOC130511879 gene encoding uncharacterized protein LOC130511879 isoform X2 — MVQHAAPSPAAAPHLPHDFPDIPEPHVAPGVMTVAQLVQQPGRDHLPYLTLYPREPGQTWFDRSHNGISAWINRMMYSDLKKGYATFTVMPRDEQELWFRQFAQEFNWHPDNTTFIRNAFIHKCMDSYSGQIYEWKQKWLADKVPKWINMTTWEELCVHWDKDSTKQVSNTNSANRKSDRGGKGMYKHNLGAQSIPTLADKMAQENEGEPVGDFPLYKRIHTNKTTGQIDDGLAQEVVSLVDSMTQDEEARLSQIQADLDLDATSTESTALSQVRINELLESAIPKKKGRLVGLGRRSKSVPPTSQVPVDPTLMDQLKDKDERIRQLEEKMAAQERAREADRRRSEKMMAAFMRQFPDQNFDVDEDE, encoded by the exons ATGGTTCAGCATGCGGCTCCTTCTCCCGCTGCGGCCCCTCATCTTCCTCACGACTTCCCAGACATTCCCGAGCCTCATGTCGCTCCAGGAGTGATGACTGTTGCACAGCTGGTGCAACAGCCAGGTCGTGACCATCTCCCTTATCTCACTCTGTATCCTAGGGAACCCGGTCAGACTTG GTTCGACCGATCCCATAACGGGATCAGCGCTTGGATCAACAGGATGATGTATTCCGACCTCAAGAAGGGATACGCAACCTTCACAGTGATGCCGAGGGATGAGCAGGAGCTCTGGTTTCGTCAGTTTGCT CAAGAGTTCAACTGGCATCCGGATAACACGACGTTCATCCGCAACGCCTTCATCCACAAATGTATGGATTCATATTCCGGGCAAATATATGAATGGAAGCAGAAGTGGCTAGCGGATAag gtcccaaagtggatcaacatgaCCACTTGGGAGGAGTTGTGTGTCCATTGGGACAAGGACTCGACGAAGCAGGTCTCTAACACCAACTCCGCCAACCGCAAGAGCGATCGTGGCGGGAAGGGCATGTACAAGCACAATTTGGGTGCTCAGTCTATTCCCACTCTCGCAGACAAGATG GCGCAAGAAAATGAAGGTGAGCCCGTGGGTGATTTCCCTTTGTACAAGAGGATCCACACCAACAAGACCACGGGCCAGATTGATGACGGTCTTGCGCAGGAGGTTGTCTCCCTGGTGGACAGTATGACACAAGACGAGGAGGCCCGTCTCTCCCAGATCCAGGCCGATCTCGATCTTGACGCCACATCTACTGAGTCCACTGCCCTCTCTCAAGTCCGAATCAACGAGCTTCTTGAATCG gcgattccaaagaagaagggacGTTTGGTCGGTTTGGGTCGTCGATCCAAATCGGTTCCTCCTACGTCTCAGGTGCCAGTTGATCCTACTCTGATGGATCAACTGAAGGATAAGGATGAACGCATCCGTCAGTTGGAGGAGAAGATGGCGGCTCAAGAGAGAGCTAGAGAGGCAGACAGGAGGCGGAGTGAGAAGATGATGGCGGCCTTCATGAGGCAATTCCCGGACCAGAACTTCGACGTCGACGAGGACGAGTAG
- the LOC108839464 gene encoding RING-H2 finger protein ATL80 translates to MARILFRLLGESNTPSPAADTSTVSLNSDLVVILAALICALICVLGLIAVSRCVWLRRLATGARTSSGSPDGSGQSPPQQAAAANKGLKKKVLQSLPKLTFTPESPESEKFAECAICLAEFAAGDELRVLPQCGHGFHLSCIDTWLGSHSSCPSCRQILVVARCHKCGGLPGSSSSSSGSEPEPEPQPEIVIRIKQGEDDPSSYLP, encoded by the coding sequence atggcgCGAATTCTCTTCCGTCTTCTCGGAGAATCCAACACTCCCTCTCCCGCGGCGGACACCTCCACCGTCTCTTTGAACTCCGACCTCGTCGTCATCCTCGCCGCTCTCATCTGCGCCTTGATCTGCGTCCTCGGCCTCATCGCGGTTTCTCGATGCGTCTGGCTCCGCCGTCTCGCCACCGGCGCCAGAACCTCCTCCGGATCTCCAGACGGCTCCGGCCAGTCTCCTCCGCAGCAGGCGGCGGCGGCGAACAAGGGACTGAAGAAGAAAGTGCTCCAGTCTCTCCCGAAGCTCACCTTCACGCCGGAATCGCCGGAGTCGGAGAAGTTCGCCGAGTGCGCCATCTGTCTGGCGGAATTCGCCGCCGGCGACGAGCTCCGCGTTCTGCCGCAGTGCGGTCACGGATTCCACTTGTCTTGCATTGACACGTGGCTCGGGTCTCACTCCTCTTGCCCTTCCTGCCGTCAGATCTTGGTGGTTGCCAGGTGTCATAAGTGTGGCGGTTTGCCCGGTAGCTCTAGCTCTAGCTCCGGATCCGAACCTGAGCCCGAACCTCAACCTGAAATCGTGATCCGAATTAAGCAAGGAGAAGACGATCCTAGCTCCTACCTGCCCTGA
- the LOC130511878 gene encoding uncharacterized protein LOC130511878 — protein MRAVLMWTISDFPAYGMLSGWTTHGRLSCPYCQDNTDAFQLKHGRKTCWFDCHRRFLPPDHPYRRSRNLFTKNKRVFDDPTPEISGREMLTQLRDFGAERTPDVGGHVHYPVDAVGDLHNWHKKSIFWDLPYWKDHLLRHNLDVMHIEKNFFDNLMNTILNVQGKTKDNLKSRLDLVDICAREELHVDENGRAPFPIYRLDAAAKDAFFDWISKDVEFPDGYASNLGNCVDRREGKFTGLKSHDCHVMMQRLLPFAFKELLPKNVYEAVAGISAFFRDLCTRSVTPECIENLKTNIAVIKCNLEKIFPPSFFDVMEHLVIHLPRELELGGPVQYRWMYLYERYMFHLKKMVKNLSRVEGSIVAQFIRAETSNFAEHYFPGEVQTKSRKPARHDDRGERATYYVTVPDIFTDVGRLSGKPKNRQLTEEEHSQLQIYLLTNYEDVFQYERIFMAEKRFEYRHATEEELEALKMREFAGWMRTYVSDGMARGETINDWLREMIWGPKYVVKSYPRFASRGYAFTTSKRRRSSKTYNAGVCSAAGDDVYYGNIREILEIVYPGMVGLRCTVFYCDWYDNTPDRGVTTDAFGVTSVHSRRKLPYYDPFILASQADQVCYIKYPRVTNRDDPWVTVTALNPRSRVQGSSELEDPLQPNTSGNLSAAGDVAAVDLVIDFTDFGDEAVVHVEDEPEIGEFHQDPDSDSSGGDDGDSGSEDEPEIGE, from the exons atgcgggcagtacttatgtggacaataagtgatttcccagcatatggtatgttatctggatggacaacacatggaaggctatcatgtccatattgtcaagataacactgatgctttccaactaaaacatggaaggaaaacgtgttggtttgactgtcacaggagattcctaccaccAGATCATCCATATCGCAGGAGTAGGAATTtatttacgaagaacaagagggtGTTTGATGATCCAACACCGGAAATCAGTGGGAGAGAAATGTtgacacaactaagagattttggtgcagaaaggacCCCAGACGTGGGTGGACATGTGCATTAtccggtagatgctgttggagatctacataactggcacaaaaagagtattttctgggatctgccatactggAAGGATCATCTGCTgaggcataatttagatgtcatgcatattgagaagaactttttcgaCAACCTGatgaacacgatccttaacgttcaaggtaaaaccaaggataatttgaagtcaagactggatttagtcgatatatgtgctcgtgaagaacttcatgttgatgagaatggcagggctccttttcccatataccgacttgatgcagCGGCCAAAGAtgcgttctttgattggatttcaaAGGATGTGGAATTTCCAGACGGTTATGCATCTAATTTGGGTAACTGTGTCGACAGAAGGGAAGGAAAGTTTACCGGCTTAAAGAGTCACGATTGCCATGTAATGATGCAGCGCCTCCTTCCGTTCGCcttcaaggaactattaccaAAGAATGTTTATGAAGCAGTTGCCgggataagtgctttcttcCGAGATTTATGCACGAGATCAGTTACTCCTGAATGTATTGAAAACTtgaagactaacatagccgtgattaagtgcaaccttgagaagatatttcctccttcattttttgatgttatggagcatcttgttattcacctgccaagagaattggaacttggtggtcctgttcagtatagatggatgtatctgtatgagCGGTATATGTTTCATCTAaagaaaatggtgaaaaatTTAAGTAGGGTAGAAGGTTCTATAGTGGCACAGTTTATCAGAGCAGAAACTTCAAACTTTGCGGAGCACTACTTTCCAGGAGAAGTGCAGACGAAAAGCAGAAAACCCGCTCGgcatgatgatagaggcgaaAGGGCAACATATTATGTTACGGTTCCAGACATCTTcacagatgttggacgactCAGCGGAAAACCAAAGAACCGTCAACTTACTGAAGAGGAGCACAGTCAATTGCAAAtatatttgctcaccaactaCGAAGATGTTTTTCAATACGAGAg GATTTTCATGGCGGAAAAGCGGTTCGAATATAGACACGCCACAGAGGAGGAACTAGAAGCACTGAAGATGAGagaatttgctggatggatgCGTACTTAT gTGTCTGATGGTATGGCCAGAGGTGAAACAATTAATGATTGGCTACGCGAGATGATTTGGGGCCCAAAGTATGTTGtgaagtcatatccgagatttGCTTCTCGGggatatgcattcacaactTCTAAGAGGAGACGTTCGAGTAAGACTTATAATGCTGGCGTTTGCTCTGCAGCTGGAGATGATGTATACTACGGAAACATACGCGAGATTTTGGAAATCGTGTATCCGGGCATGGTTGGATTGCGGTGCACAGTTTTCTATTGTGACTGGTACGACAACACTCCGGATCGAGGTGTCACAACAGATGCATTTGGTGTCACATCAGTACATTCGAGGCGAAAACTGCcatattatgatcctttcattcttgcttctcaggccgatcag gtttgttatatcaaATACCCCCGGGTTACGaacagagatgatccatgggtTACTGTTACAGCACTCAACCCGAGAAGCCGAGTTCAAGGAAGTTCTGAGTTGGAAGACCCACTCCAACCAAACACATCCGGCAACTTAAGTGCAGCAGGAGATGTAGCTGCAGTTGATCTTGTTATCGATTTCACCGATTTTGGAGACGAAGCCGTTGTTCACGTCGAAGATGAACCAGAGattggagagtttcaccaagatccagattcagattcatctgGTGGTGATGATGGTGACTCGGGTTCAGAGGATGAACCAGAGATTGGAGAgtag
- the LOC108840950 gene encoding peptidyl-prolyl cis-trans isomerase FKBP18, chloroplastic isoform X2 — protein MATISSLRICASDHHSRLPRISDAADQPRHTNQIVTFSSSPPISRRDANLILLGSLPLTSFFVLPPSSSEARERRSRKVIPLDEYSTSPEGLKYYDIEEGKGPVATIGSTAQVHFDCRYRSITAISTRESKLLAGNRSIAQPYEFKVGSTPGKERKREFVDNPNGLFSAQAAPKPPPAMYYITEGMKVGGKRTVIVPPEAGYGQRGMNEIPPGATFELNIELLQVTPPEEKNK, from the exons ATGGCTACCATTAGTAGTTTACGCATATGTGCATCTGATCATCACTCTCGTCTTCCTCGAATCTCTGACGCAGCAGATCAACCTCGTCACACAAACCAAATCGTCACGTTTTCTTCGTCTCCTCCTATTTCCAGAAGAGACGCGAATCTTATTCTCCTCGGCTCGCTTCCGTTGACGAGCTTCTTCGTTCTACCGCCGAGCTCTTCGGAGGCGAGAGAGAGACGGAGCAGGAAAGTCATCCCCCTCGACGAGTATTCCACTAGCC CTGAAGGGTTGAAGTACTATGACATTGAGGAAGGCAAAGGTCCAGTAGCCACAATAGGATCAACTGCTCAG GTGCATTTTGATTGCCGTTACAGAAGCATCACTGCAATCTCCACCAGAGAGTCCAAGCTTTTGGCTGGGAATCGTAGTATTGCTCAG CCATACGAGTTCAAGGTCGGATCAACTCCAGGAAAGGAAAGGAAACGAGAGTTTGTAGACAATCCAAACGGGTTGTTCTCTGCACAGGCTGCACCAAAGCCTCCTCCAGCTATGTATTACATAACTGAAGGAATGAAAGTCGGTGGCAAG AGAACGGTGATTGTTCCACCTGAAGCTGGTTATGGTCAGAGAGGAATGAACGAGATACCG CCTGGAGCTACGTTTGAGTTAAACATAGAGCTGCTTCAGGTGACTCCCCCGGAAGAGAAAAACAAGTGA
- the LOC108808525 gene encoding actin cytoskeleton-regulatory complex protein pan1: MAGQNPNMDQFEAYFKRADLDGDGRISGAEAVGFFQGSGLPKQVLAQIWSLSDRSRSGFLGRQDFYNSLRLVTVAQSKRDLTPEIVNAALNTPAAAKIPPPKINLSAIPAPQPNPAAGPVGSTGHQNVGFRGPGAPNANLNQNYYPPQQNQQVRPNQGVSGMTSLRPTAGPEHRPNALPGQFQQVPAGSATRPPQAVPTSAPGPGSSPLNLNNLYAVNTSGYSSGFGGGSLAAPSPGFRPETQVDPRALVVSGNGGDMFSSFQQKQEPSLSSSSISSAIVPASAGTQPPVKPNALDSLQNMFSMLPAGNQPQHPRPAASSQQPRPASSLQPPAVSSQGPSSGLPHASAVGSGHSAPAGNNQPPWPKMKPSDVQKYTKVFMGVDSDRDGKITGEQARNLFLSWRLPRDVLKHVWELSDQDNDTMLSLREFCISLYLMERYREGRPLPTSLPSSIMYDETLLSISGAPSHGYANAGWGSGQGFVQQPVMGPRPITPPTGMRPPVPAPGPHPGSGVAPNQQRNQAPALDDPFASHLRNGHSASSNLQETATDGEKVEEKKNVYMDSREKLEYYRTKMQDIVLYKSRCDNRLNEISERASSDKREAETLAKKYEEKYKQVAELGSKLTIEEARFREIEGRKMELSQAIVNMEQGGSADGLLQVRADRIQSDLEELMKALTERCKKHGVEVKSKALVDLPAGWQPGIQEGAALWDEEWDKFEDEGFGNEITFDKSKEQNSSGEKENGTVDDVSGPPDSPTHLDENYGPFSETPDRHHESEYGTTHSEDDSGRSPRDSPLSRTGTEIPSPDSRGKNSEFFDDSNWASAFDDTNDDVDSVWGFDASKSQDGDYFGSGGDFGGNSGGVDSPSSRSFTGQRKSPFGFDDSVPSTPLSRFGNSPPRYSDASVARDGNFDSFSRFDSFNTTSEAGAGFSSSSQPERLSRFDSINSSKDFGGAAFSRFDSINSSRDFGGPSLSRFDSMNSTKDFSGSHGYSFDDADPFGSTGPFKVSSDDQSPKKKSDNWNSF, from the exons ATGGCGGGGCAGAATCCAAACATGGATCAATTCGAGGCGTACTTCAAGAGAGCAGATCTGGACGGAGATGGTCGGATCAGTGGAGCCGAAGCTGTTGGTTTTTTCCAAGGATCTGGCTTGCCCAAGCAAGTTCTCGCCCAg ATATGGTCGCTTTCTGATCGGTCGCGCAGTGGTTTCCTTGGTCGGCAAGACTTTTATAATTCCCTGAGGCTTGTTACAGTTGCACAGAGCAAGAGAGACCTGACACCTGAGATTGTTAATGCAGCACTCAATACTCCTGCCGCCGCCAAGATACCACCCCCCAAAATTAATCTCTCAGCTATTCCTGCACCCCAACCTAATCCTGCTGCCGGTCCGGTTGGCTCAACAGGTCATCAGAATGTTGGGTTTAGAGGACCAGGGGCTCCAAATGCGAATCTCAACCAGAATTATTATCCACCTCAACAAAACCAGCAAGTGAGACCAAACCAAGGAGTGTCTGGGATGACTTCGCTTAGACCAACTGCTGGTCCAGAACATAGACCAAATGCCTTACCAGGTCAATTTCAACAAGTTCCTGCTGGTAGTGCTACTCGTCCTCCTCAGGCTGTTCCCACTAGTGCACCTGGTCCTGGTAGTTCACCGCTCAATCTCAATAATTTGTATGCTGTAAACACCAGCGGATACTCCTCAGGCTTTGGAGGGGGCAGCTTAGCAGCACCTTCTCCTGGCTTTAGACCAGAAACACAAGTTGATCCGAGAGCGCTGGTTGTATCTGGAAATGGAGGTGACATGTTTTCCTCCTTCCAGCAAAAACAAGAACCCTCTCTGAGTAGTTCTTCAATCAGTTCAGCTATCGTTCCTGCTTCTGCTGGAACTCAACCTCCAGTAAAGCCTAATGCTCTCGACTCCCTACAGAATATGTTCTCAATGCTGCCTGCAGGGAACCAGCCTCAGCACCCAAGGCCAGCAGCGAGCTCACAGCAGCCCAGGCCAGCATCAAGCTTACAGCCGCCTGCAGTGTCTTCTCAAGGTCCATCTTCCGGTTTGCCACATGCAAGTGCAGTTGGATCTGGCCATTCAGCTCCTGCTGGAAATAATCAGCCTCCGTGGCCAAAAATGAAACCATCCGATGTTCAAAAATACACAAAGGTATTTATGGGAGTTGATAGTGACAGGGATGGAAAAATAACTGGTGAGCAGGCAAGGAATCTGTTTTTAAGCTGGAGGCTACCCAGGG ATGTATTGAAGCATGTGTGGGAGTTATCTGATCAAGATAATGATACTATGCTGTCTCTGAGGGAGTTCTGCATTTCATTGTATTTGATGGAGCGGTATAGAGAAGGCCGTCCTCTCCCAACATCACTTCCTAGCAGCATCATGTATGATGAGACACTGTTATCTATCTCAGGTGCACCAAGTCATGGTTATGCAAATGCTGGATGGGGATCTGGTCAAG GTTTTGTACAACAGCCAGTGATGGGTCCGCGGCCAATCACTCCGCCAACTGGCATGAGACCACCAGTTCCTGCACCAGGCCCTCACCCTGGCAGTGGTGTAGCACCTAATCAGCAAAGGAATCAAGCGCCAGCTTTGGATGATCCTTTTGCCAGTCACCTACGTAACGGGCATTCTGCGAGCTCAAATCTTCAAGAAACAGCAACTGATGGGGAAAAG gttgaagaaaagaaaaatgtatatatgGACTCCAGGGAGAAACTTGAATATTACCGAACAAAAATGCAGGATATT GTCTTATACAAAAGCAGGTGTGACAATAGATTAAATGAGATCTCTGAAAGGGCTTCCTCTGACAAGCGTGAG GCTGAAACGTTGGCAAAGAAGTACGAGGAGAAGTATAAGCAAGTTGCAGAACTAGGGTCAAAATTAACTATTGAAGAGGCCAGGTTCCGCGAGATTGAG GGGAGGAAGATGGAACTGAGTCAAGCAATTGTGAACATGGAGCAAGGTGGCAGTGCTGATGGTCTTCTTCAG GTCCGGGCTGACAGGATACAATCAGATCTAGAGGAGCTGATGAAGGCTTTGACTGAACGCTGCAAGAAACATGGGGTGGAGGTTAAGTCGAAGGCCCTTGTAGACCTCCCTGCTG GCTGGCAACCTGGAATTCAAGAAGGGGCAGCTCTTTGGGATGAAGAATGGGATAAGTTTGAAGATGAAG GATTTGGCAATGAGATTACTTTTGACAAATCAAAAGAGCAAAACTCGTCTGGTGAGAAGGAAAACGGTACGGTGGATGATGTCAGTGGACCACCTGATTCACCAACCCATTTAGATGAGAACTATGGACCCTTTTCAGAAACCCCAGACCGCCACCATGAGAGTGAATATGGGACAACTCACAGTGAAGATGATTCAGGCAGAAGCCCTAGGGACAGTCCTCTCTCTAGGACTGGTACTGAGATCCCTTCTCCAGATTCTCGTGGAAAAAATTCTGAATTCTTTGATGACTCCAATTGGGCAAGTGCATTTGATGACACTAACGATGATGTGGATTCTGTCTGGGGATTTGATGCATCAAAAAGCCAG GATGGAGATTACTTTGGATCTGGTGGCGATTTTGGTGGAAACTCAGGGGGAGTAGATTCTCCAAGTTCAAGAAGTTTCACCGGTCAGAGAAAGAGCCCATTTGGATTTGATGACTCAGTTCCCAGCACTCCACTCTCGAGATTCGGGAACTCACCTCCTCGGTACAGTGACGCATCAGTAGCCAGAGACGGCAACTTCGATAGCTTCTCAAGATTCGACTCTTTCAACACCACCAGTGAAGCTGGCGCAggtttctcctcctcctcccagCCAGAGAGACTGTCGCGGTTCGACTCTATCAACAGCTCCAAAGACTTTGGAGGAGCTGCCTTCTCCAGGTTCGATTCGATCAACAGTAGCAGAGACTTCGGTGGTCCCTCGCTTTCGAGATTCGACTCCATGAATAGCACAAAGGACTTCAGTGGGAGCCATGGATACTCGTTTGATGATGCAGACCCGTTTGGTTCCACAGGTCCCTTCAAAGTCTCCTCTGATGATCAGAGCCCCAAGAAAAAGTCAGATAACTGGAACTCCTTCTAG
- the LOC108840961 gene encoding outer envelope pore protein 21A, chloroplastic yields the protein METSLRYSANSRSLRIHAKEKLPVNSKTRLQLHGELDTRAGAPSYFCAMIRHFFHEASTNIGVGLHYDKSEKLRGFVRGKKKFPVRTDQLVTFNIKGRCDFDQEFNQRNPKGAAEFDLNLWKFEKDQDLRLRVGYEMFDKVPYMQIRENNWTLNTNLKGKWNVRFDL from the exons ATGGAGACTTCTCTGAGGTATTCAGCAAACTCGAGGTCACTGAGAATCCATGCCAAAGAGAAGCTCCCTGTTAACTCCAAAACTCGTTTGCAG CTTCATGGAGAGCTAGATACAAGGGCTGGAGCGCCAAGTTACTTCTGTGCGATGATAAGACACTTTTTCCATGAG GCTTCAACAAATATTGGGGTAGGCTTGCATTACGACAAAAGCGAAAAGCTTCGTGGTTTTGTCCGTGGGAAAAAGAAGTTTCCTGTTAGAACCGATCAGCTTGTAACCTTTAATATCAAAGGAAGATGTGATTTTGACCAGGAGTTTAATCAG AGGAACCCGAAAGGAGCTGCTGAATTTGATTTGAACTTATGGAAGTTTGAGAAAGATCAGGATTTACGCCTCAGAGTTGGCTATGAAATGTTTGACAAG GTCCCATATATGCAGATTAGAGAAAACAACTGGACTCTCAACACGAACTTGAAAGGAAAATGGAACGTGAGGTTTGATCTTTAA
- the LOC130511879 gene encoding uncharacterized protein LOC130511879 isoform X1, with translation MDSSDQSARARSRRAPPRGRATSTTPSDSRVSSSRSRGSSSSSQSPRPAMVQHAAPSPAAAPHLPHDFPDIPEPHVAPGVMTVAQLVQQPGRDHLPYLTLYPREPGQTWFDRSHNGISAWINRMMYSDLKKGYATFTVMPRDEQELWFRQFAQEFNWHPDNTTFIRNAFIHKCMDSYSGQIYEWKQKWLADKVPKWINMTTWEELCVHWDKDSTKQVSNTNSANRKSDRGGKGMYKHNLGAQSIPTLADKMAQENEGEPVGDFPLYKRIHTNKTTGQIDDGLAQEVVSLVDSMTQDEEARLSQIQADLDLDATSTESTALSQVRINELLESAIPKKKGRLVGLGRRSKSVPPTSQVPVDPTLMDQLKDKDERIRQLEEKMAAQERAREADRRRSEKMMAAFMRQFPDQNFDVDEDE, from the exons AT ggATTCTAGTGACCAGAGTGCGAGGGCTCGATCTCGTCGGGCCCCACCGCGAGGCCGCGCTACTTCGACGACCCCTTCGGATTCTCGGGTTTCGTCTAGCCGGTCTCGGGGTTCGTCATCCTCATCGCAGAGCCCCCGTCCCGCTATGGTTCAGCATGCGGCTCCTTCTCCCGCTGCGGCCCCTCATCTTCCTCACGACTTCCCAGACATTCCCGAGCCTCATGTCGCTCCAGGAGTGATGACTGTTGCACAGCTGGTGCAACAGCCAGGTCGTGACCATCTCCCTTATCTCACTCTGTATCCTAGGGAACCCGGTCAGACTTG GTTCGACCGATCCCATAACGGGATCAGCGCTTGGATCAACAGGATGATGTATTCCGACCTCAAGAAGGGATACGCAACCTTCACAGTGATGCCGAGGGATGAGCAGGAGCTCTGGTTTCGTCAGTTTGCT CAAGAGTTCAACTGGCATCCGGATAACACGACGTTCATCCGCAACGCCTTCATCCACAAATGTATGGATTCATATTCCGGGCAAATATATGAATGGAAGCAGAAGTGGCTAGCGGATAag gtcccaaagtggatcaacatgaCCACTTGGGAGGAGTTGTGTGTCCATTGGGACAAGGACTCGACGAAGCAGGTCTCTAACACCAACTCCGCCAACCGCAAGAGCGATCGTGGCGGGAAGGGCATGTACAAGCACAATTTGGGTGCTCAGTCTATTCCCACTCTCGCAGACAAGATG GCGCAAGAAAATGAAGGTGAGCCCGTGGGTGATTTCCCTTTGTACAAGAGGATCCACACCAACAAGACCACGGGCCAGATTGATGACGGTCTTGCGCAGGAGGTTGTCTCCCTGGTGGACAGTATGACACAAGACGAGGAGGCCCGTCTCTCCCAGATCCAGGCCGATCTCGATCTTGACGCCACATCTACTGAGTCCACTGCCCTCTCTCAAGTCCGAATCAACGAGCTTCTTGAATCG gcgattccaaagaagaagggacGTTTGGTCGGTTTGGGTCGTCGATCCAAATCGGTTCCTCCTACGTCTCAGGTGCCAGTTGATCCTACTCTGATGGATCAACTGAAGGATAAGGATGAACGCATCCGTCAGTTGGAGGAGAAGATGGCGGCTCAAGAGAGAGCTAGAGAGGCAGACAGGAGGCGGAGTGAGAAGATGATGGCGGCCTTCATGAGGCAATTCCCGGACCAGAACTTCGACGTCGACGAGGACGAGTAG
- the LOC108840950 gene encoding peptidyl-prolyl cis-trans isomerase FKBP18, chloroplastic isoform X1: protein MATISSLRICASDHHSRLPRISDAADQPRHTNQIVTFSSSPPISRRDANLILLGSLPLTSFFVLPPSSSEARERRSRKVIPLDEYSTSPAEGLKYYDIEEGKGPVATIGSTAQVHFDCRYRSITAISTRESKLLAGNRSIAQPYEFKVGSTPGKERKREFVDNPNGLFSAQAAPKPPPAMYYITEGMKVGGKRTVIVPPEAGYGQRGMNEIPPGATFELNIELLQVTPPEEKNK from the exons ATGGCTACCATTAGTAGTTTACGCATATGTGCATCTGATCATCACTCTCGTCTTCCTCGAATCTCTGACGCAGCAGATCAACCTCGTCACACAAACCAAATCGTCACGTTTTCTTCGTCTCCTCCTATTTCCAGAAGAGACGCGAATCTTATTCTCCTCGGCTCGCTTCCGTTGACGAGCTTCTTCGTTCTACCGCCGAGCTCTTCGGAGGCGAGAGAGAGACGGAGCAGGAAAGTCATCCCCCTCGACGAGTATTCCACTAGCC CAGCTGAAGGGTTGAAGTACTATGACATTGAGGAAGGCAAAGGTCCAGTAGCCACAATAGGATCAACTGCTCAG GTGCATTTTGATTGCCGTTACAGAAGCATCACTGCAATCTCCACCAGAGAGTCCAAGCTTTTGGCTGGGAATCGTAGTATTGCTCAG CCATACGAGTTCAAGGTCGGATCAACTCCAGGAAAGGAAAGGAAACGAGAGTTTGTAGACAATCCAAACGGGTTGTTCTCTGCACAGGCTGCACCAAAGCCTCCTCCAGCTATGTATTACATAACTGAAGGAATGAAAGTCGGTGGCAAG AGAACGGTGATTGTTCCACCTGAAGCTGGTTATGGTCAGAGAGGAATGAACGAGATACCG CCTGGAGCTACGTTTGAGTTAAACATAGAGCTGCTTCAGGTGACTCCCCCGGAAGAGAAAAACAAGTGA